One genomic segment of Deinococcus arcticus includes these proteins:
- a CDS encoding diacylglycerol/lipid kinase family protein, producing MYNPRAGSSHRAPPGALCQALHDAAFAVTLHVTAHPELLGPLLAQTSGTIFLAGGDGTLRAGALHLLGRPDVTLGVLPMGTANNVARALNVQGDPLAAARRFGQARPSPFDVGRIRGSWGEDYFLEACGCGLFADILDDYGPHLAKSPVRALGSALEAFAMHQPLGLHVTVDGRPVPSPPVAVLEVMNTPSTGNGLHLAPHARVDDGLLNLVRVDGLRRAPMLTYAHALRRGTFHQLPSVHSAPGRRFVIADQGQVWHLDTELRRSAVPGGVVEVEVVPGALRLLRAPDQAG from the coding sequence ATCTACAACCCGCGTGCGGGCAGCAGCCACCGTGCGCCGCCGGGGGCCCTGTGTCAGGCGCTCCATGACGCGGCGTTTGCCGTCACCCTGCATGTCACTGCCCACCCGGAGCTGCTGGGCCCGCTGCTCGCCCAGACCAGTGGCACCATCTTTCTGGCCGGGGGCGACGGCACCCTGCGGGCCGGGGCGCTGCATCTGCTGGGGCGCCCGGACGTTACGCTGGGGGTGTTGCCTATGGGCACCGCCAACAACGTGGCCCGCGCCCTGAACGTACAGGGCGACCCGCTGGCCGCCGCGCGGCGCTTCGGGCAGGCCCGGCCCAGCCCCTTCGATGTGGGGCGCATCCGGGGGTCCTGGGGCGAGGATTATTTTCTGGAAGCCTGTGGCTGCGGCCTGTTCGCGGACATTCTGGACGATTACGGGCCCCATCTGGCCAAGAGCCCGGTGCGCGCCCTGGGGTCGGCCCTGGAAGCCTTTGCCATGCACCAGCCGCTGGGCCTGCACGTAACGGTGGATGGCCGCCCGGTGCCCAGTCCGCCCGTGGCCGTGCTGGAGGTCATGAACACCCCCAGCACCGGCAACGGCCTGCACCTGGCGCCGCACGCCCGGGTGGATGACGGCCTGCTGAACCTGGTGCGGGTGGACGGCCTGCGCCGGGCCCCCATGCTCACCTACGCCCACGCCCTGCGCCGGGGCACCTTTCACCAGCTGCCCAGCGTGCATTCGGCACCCGGGCGCCGCTTCGTGATTGCCGACCAGGGGCAGGTGTGGCACCTGGACACAGAACTCCGCCGGAGCGCAGTGCCCGGCGGAGTGGTGGAGGTGGAGGTGGTCCCCGGGGCGCTGCGGCTGCTGCGCGCCCCGGATCAAGCTGGGTGA